Proteins co-encoded in one Candidatus Paracaedibacteraceae bacterium genomic window:
- a CDS encoding twin transmembrane helix small protein — translation MNTFLTILLGIALVSVVSVLGFGLVTLLRGGEFSRKYSNEAMRWRVLLQGVALLIFAVILWLDR, via the coding sequence ATGAATACATTCTTGACTATTTTACTTGGGATTGCTCTCGTGAGCGTGGTTAGTGTTTTGGGTTTTGGCCTGGTGACCTTGCTGCGTGGGGGAGAGTTCAGTCGTAAATATTCTAACGAGGCTATGCGTTGGCGTGTTTTGCTTCAAGGGGTTGCTTTATTAATTTTTGCTGTCATTCTTTGGTTAGATCGTTAA
- a CDS encoding nucleotide exchange factor GrpE, which yields MSEKEQDEILETEETTESVEPDLQAELDKMKDQWLRAVAELDNTRRRAQKDREDALKYAVSNFSRDILSVYDSLSKASEMAATVTGISDEMKGFLDGVNLTLSELNNVFGRYGIQIINPENQAFDPNFHQAMFEVPTSDVEPGQVVQVMQVGFTLHDRLLRPALVGVSKKS from the coding sequence ATGTCAGAAAAAGAACAAGATGAAATTCTAGAAACAGAAGAAACTACTGAGTCTGTTGAACCTGATCTTCAAGCTGAATTGGATAAGATGAAAGATCAGTGGTTGCGTGCCGTTGCGGAATTGGATAATACCCGTCGTCGCGCCCAAAAGGATCGTGAAGATGCGTTAAAATATGCTGTTTCTAACTTTTCCCGCGATATTTTAAGCGTATACGATAGTTTATCCAAGGCGTCGGAAATGGCGGCTACTGTGACAGGTATTTCTGATGAAATGAAAGGATTTCTTGATGGCGTTAATTTGACGCTTTCTGAACTTAATAATGTTTTTGGTCGTTATGGTATTCAGATTATAAACCCGGAAAACCAAGCGTTTGATCCGAATTTCCATCAAGCCATGTTTGAAGTGCCAACATCAGATGTTGAGCCAGGACAAGTTGTTCAAGTGATGCAGGTTGGTTTTACGCTCCATGATCGGTTGTTGCGTCCGGCATTGGTTGGCGTATCGAAGAAAAGTTAG
- the hflX gene encoding GTPase HflX, with protein sequence MQKPKTIAAVIHVASKTVTYDLEAALDEAIGLALAIDLNVLYSQIIQLKKATPATMIGQGNVELLADIIRQDEIELVIFDGSLTPVQQRNLEKAWSCKVIDRTSLILEIFGERARTAEGRLQVELAALTYQRSRLVRSWTHLERQRGGFGFTGGPGETQLELDRRMIDDRIIRIKADLEKTKTTRGLHRSARADVPYPTVALVGYTNAGKSTLFNKLTQADVLAKDMLFATLDPTMRQVKLPSGRTVILSDTVGFISHLPTQLVAAFRATLEEVCAADLILHVQDIAHPNAAMQEEEVNKVLTELGLEKELQDGTTIRVLNKIDLMEETTLKPLKKRLKKCDVLISAVTREGFNKLLSLIDKQLNRHNKLVELDISYEDGESLAWLYRQGVIIDRVDGETAIHLKLQISPTVLEKFKAR encoded by the coding sequence ATGCAAAAACCAAAAACGATAGCTGCCGTCATTCATGTCGCCTCAAAAACTGTCACCTACGATTTAGAGGCTGCTCTAGACGAAGCTATTGGCCTCGCTCTCGCTATTGACCTTAATGTTTTATATTCACAAATTATCCAACTGAAAAAAGCAACCCCTGCCACCATGATTGGTCAGGGAAACGTTGAGCTTTTGGCTGATATTATCCGACAGGATGAAATTGAGTTGGTCATTTTTGACGGATCCCTAACGCCAGTTCAGCAACGCAACCTTGAGAAAGCTTGGTCCTGCAAAGTGATCGACAGAACCAGCCTCATCTTGGAAATATTTGGGGAACGCGCCCGCACCGCTGAGGGCCGCCTTCAGGTTGAACTTGCAGCCCTGACCTATCAACGCAGCCGTCTTGTCCGGAGCTGGACTCACCTTGAACGTCAACGCGGTGGATTTGGTTTTACAGGCGGACCCGGTGAAACTCAGCTTGAACTTGACCGCCGTATGATTGATGACCGTATTATTCGGATCAAAGCTGACCTTGAAAAAACCAAAACCACACGCGGCCTCCATCGGTCAGCCCGTGCTGATGTGCCCTATCCGACTGTTGCTCTCGTAGGGTATACGAACGCCGGAAAATCAACCCTCTTTAACAAGCTGACTCAGGCCGATGTGCTTGCTAAAGACATGTTGTTTGCAACCCTTGACCCAACCATGCGGCAGGTTAAACTCCCCAGCGGTCGCACCGTAATTCTGTCAGATACAGTTGGTTTTATCTCGCACCTTCCCACCCAACTTGTTGCAGCGTTCCGCGCCACCCTAGAAGAAGTCTGTGCTGCAGATCTAATTTTACACGTCCAAGATATCGCTCATCCCAACGCTGCCATGCAAGAAGAAGAAGTCAACAAGGTTTTAACCGAATTAGGGCTTGAAAAAGAACTTCAGGATGGAACAACCATTCGCGTCCTGAATAAAATTGATTTAATGGAAGAAACCACGTTAAAACCTCTTAAAAAACGCCTCAAGAAATGTGATGTGTTAATTTCCGCTGTGACAAGAGAGGGGTTTAACAAACTATTAAGCCTAATCGATAAGCAACTCAACCGTCATAACAAACTCGTAGAACTCGATATCTCTTATGAAGATGGCGAATCACTGGCTTGGCTCTATCGTCAAGGTGTCATCATAGACAGAGTGGACGGCGAGACTGCCATCCACTTAAAACTTCAGATTAGCCCGACTGTGTTAGAAAAATTTAAGGCCAGATAG
- a CDS encoding FAD-binding protein codes for MTVLILAEHDGASLKASTYNAVTAATQIGGDIHVAVLGHKAEGAAKEAATLAGVSKVTLMDGASLEHGLAEASSKALMTIAKNYSHILAPASTYGKNILPRVAALLDVMQLSDVIKVHSADTFDRPIYAGNAITTVKSQDAIKVITIRPTTFDKCATGGSAAVETVAFNEANPSKFVSLEASKSDRPELTSARIVVSGGRALASKENFKIIEDLADTLNAAIGASRAAVDAGYVPNDYQVGQTGKVVAPELYIAIGISGAIQHLAGMKDSKTIIAINKDEDAPIFQIADYGLVGDLFDVVPQLTSALKN; via the coding sequence ATGACAGTCCTTATTCTTGCAGAGCATGATGGTGCCTCATTAAAAGCATCAACGTATAATGCAGTGACAGCAGCAACCCAGATTGGTGGCGATATTCATGTCGCTGTTTTAGGCCATAAAGCAGAGGGTGCTGCAAAAGAAGCAGCAACTCTGGCGGGTGTTTCCAAAGTGACTTTGATGGATGGCGCTTCTCTAGAGCATGGTTTGGCTGAGGCATCTTCTAAAGCCTTGATGACAATTGCCAAAAACTATTCCCATATTTTAGCACCAGCTTCGACCTATGGTAAAAATATCTTGCCACGGGTGGCGGCTTTATTGGATGTGATGCAATTGTCTGACGTCATTAAAGTTCACTCAGCAGATACATTTGATCGCCCTATTTATGCAGGGAATGCAATTACGACTGTCAAAAGTCAGGATGCGATTAAAGTGATTACAATTCGCCCAACGACTTTTGATAAATGTGCAACGGGTGGATCGGCTGCTGTTGAAACGGTCGCTTTTAATGAGGCAAATCCAAGTAAATTTGTTTCTCTTGAGGCATCTAAATCAGATCGTCCGGAGTTAACTTCAGCGCGGATTGTCGTCTCGGGTGGCCGGGCTTTGGCTTCAAAAGAAAATTTTAAGATCATTGAAGATTTAGCAGACACGTTGAATGCGGCTATTGGGGCGTCTCGGGCAGCTGTAGATGCTGGCTATGTTCCGAATGACTATCAGGTCGGTCAAACAGGTAAAGTTGTGGCGCCGGAGCTTTATATTGCGATTGGTATTTCCGGGGCAATTCAGCATTTGGCAGGAATGAAAGATAGTAAAACGATCATTGCCATCAACAAGGATGAAGATGCGCCGATTTTCCAGATTGCGGATTATGGTCTCGTCGGTGATTTGTTTGACGTAGTTCCACAGTTGACATCAGCCTTAAAGAACTAA
- a CDS encoding electron transfer flavoprotein subunit beta/FixA family protein — translation MKILVAIKRVVDYNVKIRVKPDGSGVDLNNVKMSINPFDEIAVEEAVRLKEKGIATEVVVCSIGSKACQETLRFALALGADRAIHVEGEDSLESLVVAKVLAKICQDESPNLVILGKQAIDDDCNQVGQMLSALLDWPQGTFISELGLEGSTANITREVDGGLEKIQISLPAVVTTDLRLNTPRFAALPNIMKAKTKPLATIDLSSMGIETARRLETLKTMEPPVRQGGKKVANVQELIDQIKKVI, via the coding sequence ATGAAAATACTTGTCGCTATAAAGCGTGTCGTTGATTATAACGTTAAAATTCGTGTGAAACCAGATGGATCAGGTGTGGATCTCAACAACGTCAAGATGTCGATTAATCCGTTTGATGAAATTGCGGTGGAAGAAGCTGTGCGTCTGAAAGAAAAGGGTATCGCAACAGAAGTTGTTGTCTGTTCTATTGGCTCAAAAGCTTGCCAAGAAACACTCCGTTTTGCCCTCGCCCTTGGGGCTGACCGAGCCATTCACGTGGAGGGTGAAGACTCCCTTGAATCTTTGGTTGTTGCTAAAGTTCTAGCTAAAATCTGTCAAGACGAATCACCGAACCTTGTTATTCTTGGTAAACAAGCGATTGATGATGATTGCAATCAGGTCGGCCAAATGCTTTCAGCGTTACTTGATTGGCCACAAGGAACCTTCATTTCTGAACTTGGACTTGAGGGTAGTACGGCAAATATCACCCGTGAAGTTGATGGCGGGTTAGAAAAAATTCAGATTTCGTTGCCGGCCGTTGTCACAACTGATTTACGTTTAAATACACCGCGATTTGCTGCATTGCCTAATATTATGAAGGCAAAAACAAAACCGCTTGCAACCATCGACTTAAGCTCTATGGGAATTGAGACAGCACGTCGTCTTGAAACACTCAAGACGATGGAACCGCCTGTTCGCCAAGGTGGGAAAAAAGTTGCCAATGTTCAGGAACTTATCGATCAAATTAAAAAGGTGATTTAA
- a CDS encoding exodeoxyribonuclease VII small subunit: MQEKIESMTFEQAIQELEILVRRLEEGRLPLEEAISSYEKGVALKAHCQAKLQAAKLKVDQIMLKPNGEPELKPFEGQES, encoded by the coding sequence ATGCAAGAAAAAATCGAAAGTATGACATTTGAGCAAGCTATTCAAGAGCTTGAGATCTTAGTGCGTCGTTTGGAAGAGGGGCGTTTGCCACTTGAGGAAGCAATATCATCTTATGAAAAAGGGGTGGCTTTAAAAGCTCATTGTCAGGCTAAATTACAGGCAGCCAAACTGAAAGTTGATCAAATTATGCTAAAACCAAATGGTGAGCCTGAGTTGAAACCGTTTGAGGGGCAGGAGTCTTGA
- a CDS encoding UvrD-helicase domain-containing protein, whose protein sequence is MTAACANPSYPQKLAASPTVSAWVSASAGTGKTKVLTDRLLNLMLSGYDPGKILCLTFTKAAAAEMQTRLFQRLGAWIQMTEDELRTSLSDLWEGDITPVLMNRAQSLFTELLDLPGGIKIQTIHGFCQSVLGRFPLEAKIPAQFSIIDDTQASQILRRTTAKTLNEKASEHGELFELMATHYKDQSFTSALSSILSNRDGLRQISCVSMADYVNQLQQVFELTSVDLSKKNADFDLTLRACQESAFDRRALLSCLQEKPNEILEQWLASTPENRVAQLKDYTSLFLTKEGAISKRPKVKNDLEAERLWRLVDTRKRLEIAQKSLILYILATSIYSAYQYHKLAAGALDYDDLIDTTINLLTDPDLAAWVLYKLDGGIDHILIDEAQDTNPAQWRVVQTLTQDFFRPDRPDRTLFVVGDSKQSIYSFQGANPKDFIELRHYFAEQSQAIGQTWRNVDLNVSFRSTPEVLAIVDRIFTSDALKHQVLAEDNLVHTPFRHNHQGKIHLLPSILKDESHENPNLEPWTLPTERRQPNSVDQDCAEKLAHQIAAMLAAQEILPSTKKPIQPRDILVLVRQRSVFLKHLIRHLKKLNVPVAGADRLILTDHLAIQDLLSLGQFLLQPQDDLSLASVLTSPLIGLTQEQLMTLSVGRQENLWSALIHQGHTPIYGPAYHWLKTIMDQTDYLTPFDLYSFVLYQQNGKKNILGRLGHEAEDVLSSFMEVLANFDRTLPPSLELVIGELMAQDYELKRDSADSLHNEVRMMTIHGSKGLQAPVVILVEKFSATSPCDPVLWSLDRDVPLLLACPPKEDDTDLTRALKQNQVHADNAEDKRLLYVALTRPQDHLYVCGYGAKEKESSWYNLLAGNGVEFLPWQTATVLKSEQSKVIDLPDYLLQPVDLSATLKSSVEKELKTAFAHRGIIIHKLLEVLPDLPLIQWPTAAQRLCQTLIQNQSLIEDCCQTALKTLNRSDLQVFFGGDSIAEFEVMTSDGQLYRLDRIVLGDTIKILDYKSSPMPPDKIPQDIRDQLETYKQCLKSLYPNRPIECFVLWTTTGQLVRV, encoded by the coding sequence ATGACAGCAGCTTGTGCCAATCCTAGTTATCCTCAAAAACTTGCAGCCTCACCAACCGTTAGCGCATGGGTGAGTGCCTCAGCCGGGACAGGAAAAACCAAAGTTTTAACAGATCGATTATTGAACTTGATGTTATCCGGTTATGATCCTGGCAAGATTCTGTGTCTCACCTTTACGAAAGCTGCTGCTGCTGAAATGCAAACACGCCTCTTTCAGCGGTTAGGGGCATGGATTCAGATGACAGAGGATGAGCTACGGACTAGTCTTTCTGACCTGTGGGAAGGAGATATCACACCTGTCCTCATGAATCGAGCGCAATCTTTGTTCACGGAATTACTGGATCTGCCCGGTGGCATTAAAATTCAAACGATTCACGGATTCTGCCAATCTGTCTTAGGACGATTCCCACTCGAAGCCAAGATTCCGGCCCAATTCTCAATTATTGACGATACTCAGGCGAGCCAAATTTTGCGTCGAACAACAGCAAAAACTTTGAACGAAAAAGCATCCGAACATGGTGAGTTGTTTGAGCTTATGGCTACGCACTACAAAGACCAATCATTTACCTCTGCTTTGAGCAGTATTTTGTCGAATCGCGATGGTCTCAGACAAATCAGTTGTGTCTCCATGGCTGATTACGTCAACCAATTACAGCAAGTTTTTGAGCTTACCTCAGTTGATCTCTCGAAAAAAAATGCTGACTTTGACTTGACTCTACGAGCTTGTCAAGAATCAGCCTTTGACCGTAGAGCTCTCTTATCTTGTCTTCAGGAAAAACCCAATGAGATTTTGGAACAATGGTTAGCCTCAACCCCAGAAAATCGCGTTGCACAACTAAAGGATTACACATCTCTTTTTCTGACAAAAGAGGGTGCTATTTCCAAACGACCAAAAGTCAAAAATGACCTAGAAGCTGAGAGATTATGGCGATTAGTTGATACCCGAAAACGCCTTGAGATTGCTCAAAAATCCTTAATTCTTTATATTCTTGCAACCAGTATTTATTCAGCCTATCAATACCATAAATTAGCGGCAGGCGCTCTTGATTATGATGATTTAATTGATACAACCATCAACCTTTTGACGGATCCTGACTTGGCAGCTTGGGTGCTCTATAAACTGGATGGCGGAATTGATCATATCCTGATTGATGAAGCACAGGATACGAACCCAGCACAGTGGCGTGTGGTCCAAACCTTAACACAAGATTTTTTCCGACCAGATCGCCCTGATCGTACCCTCTTTGTGGTGGGGGATTCTAAGCAATCGATCTATAGCTTTCAAGGCGCCAACCCCAAAGATTTTATTGAGCTGCGTCATTATTTTGCTGAGCAGAGCCAAGCCATTGGACAAACGTGGCGCAACGTTGACTTGAACGTTTCATTCCGATCCACCCCCGAAGTTCTTGCTATTGTTGATCGTATTTTTACTAGCGATGCCCTAAAACATCAGGTATTGGCCGAAGATAATCTCGTTCACACACCATTTCGACATAACCATCAAGGAAAAATCCATCTCCTGCCATCTATTCTAAAGGATGAATCCCATGAGAATCCGAATCTAGAGCCTTGGACTCTGCCAACGGAACGCCGCCAACCTAACAGTGTTGATCAAGACTGTGCTGAAAAACTGGCCCACCAGATTGCAGCAATGCTCGCTGCTCAAGAAATTTTACCCTCAACGAAAAAACCAATCCAACCTCGCGATATTTTAGTCCTTGTGCGACAACGCTCCGTATTTTTGAAACACTTGATTCGTCATCTGAAAAAACTTAATGTCCCCGTTGCAGGGGCAGATCGATTGATTTTAACAGATCATCTTGCTATTCAAGACCTATTAAGTCTCGGGCAATTTCTACTTCAGCCTCAAGATGATTTGTCTTTAGCTTCTGTCTTAACCAGCCCCCTTATTGGGTTAACTCAGGAGCAGTTGATGACTCTCAGTGTGGGACGCCAAGAAAATCTGTGGTCAGCTCTCATTCATCAAGGACATACCCCCATTTATGGACCAGCCTATCACTGGCTCAAAACTATTATGGATCAAACGGATTATTTAACCCCGTTTGATCTTTATTCTTTTGTTCTATATCAACAGAATGGAAAGAAAAATATTCTTGGCCGCCTTGGGCATGAAGCTGAAGATGTTCTCTCATCTTTTATGGAGGTCTTGGCTAATTTTGATCGCACCCTTCCCCCAAGCCTTGAGTTAGTCATTGGCGAATTGATGGCGCAAGATTACGAGCTTAAACGCGATAGCGCAGACAGCCTGCACAATGAGGTCCGGATGATGACAATTCACGGATCCAAAGGATTACAAGCGCCTGTTGTAATTCTGGTGGAAAAGTTTTCAGCTACCAGTCCTTGTGACCCTGTTTTATGGTCTCTCGATCGTGATGTACCATTGCTTCTTGCTTGCCCGCCAAAAGAGGACGACACTGATCTAACACGCGCCCTTAAGCAAAACCAAGTCCATGCAGATAATGCTGAAGACAAGCGCCTACTTTATGTAGCCTTAACGCGTCCTCAAGACCATTTATATGTGTGTGGGTATGGTGCAAAAGAGAAGGAGTCATCCTGGTATAATCTTCTTGCGGGTAATGGTGTTGAGTTTCTGCCTTGGCAAACGGCGACAGTTTTAAAGTCAGAACAATCTAAGGTGATTGACTTGCCTGACTATCTCTTACAGCCAGTTGATTTAAGTGCTACCCTCAAATCATCCGTCGAAAAAGAGCTGAAAACAGCGTTTGCTCATCGCGGGATCATTATCCACAAGCTTCTCGAGGTTCTACCTGATTTACCATTAATCCAATGGCCAACCGCGGCACAACGTCTGTGTCAGACACTAATCCAAAATCAATCTTTGATTGAAGATTGTTGTCAAACCGCTCTGAAAACTCTCAATCGTTCAGATTTACAGGTATTTTTTGGTGGGGATTCAATTGCTGAATTCGAAGTGATGACGTCAGACGGACAGCTTTACCGTCTGGATCGGATTGTTTTAGGTGATACCATTAAAATCTTGGACTATAAATCAAGTCCTATGCCCCCTGATAAAATCCCACAGGACATTCGAGACCAACTTGAAACCTATAAACAGTGTTTAAAATCTCTTTACCCTAATCGCCCTATTGAGTGTTTTGTCCTGTGGACCACAACTGGACAATTGGTTCGGGTTTGA
- a CDS encoding cob(I)yrinic acid a,c-diamide adenosyltransferase, with protein MVQLTRIYTKGGDKGKSSLGCGTRLLKSDLRFEAIGSVDEANAAIGVACVHANDMLAQILYRVQNDLFDVGADLCMPDLAQSALRIVETQVVWLENQIDAFNESLNPLTSFILPGGTVLAASLHLARTIVRRAERVIVALSQETQLNLEVVKYMNRLSDLLFVLSRVANANGQNDVLWVPGANR; from the coding sequence GTGGTTCAGCTTACTCGGATTTACACAAAAGGCGGGGATAAAGGCAAATCATCCTTGGGTTGTGGTACTCGATTATTAAAATCAGACTTAAGATTTGAGGCTATTGGTTCGGTTGACGAAGCTAATGCTGCTATTGGTGTCGCATGTGTTCATGCAAATGACATGTTAGCACAGATCCTGTATCGGGTGCAAAATGACCTATTTGATGTGGGTGCCGATCTGTGTATGCCGGATTTGGCACAATCTGCGTTGAGAATAGTTGAAACTCAGGTTGTTTGGTTGGAGAATCAGATTGATGCTTTTAACGAATCCTTAAATCCTTTAACATCGTTTATCTTGCCGGGAGGGACGGTTCTCGCTGCATCCTTGCATTTAGCGCGAACAATTGTTCGTCGTGCTGAGCGAGTAATTGTTGCCTTAAGCCAAGAAACTCAGTTAAATTTAGAAGTAGTAAAGTATATGAACCGACTATCAGATTTATTGTTTGTTTTGTCTCGGGTTGCTAATGCTAACGGTCAAAACGATGTCTTGTGGGTGCCGGGCGCCAACCGCTGA
- a CDS encoding 3-hydroxybutyryl-CoA dehydrogenase yields MIKSIAVLGAGQMGSGIAQVCAQAGYTVTVIDISSNQRDKSLNNITKSLDKLVSKSLVSAEDQRATLARLSFAETLPSGDFDLLIEAVTENVELKSKLLTEASATLKPEAIIASNTSSISLTQLAVHTNRPDKVIGMHFMNPVPLMKLVEVIRSLTTSDETFSAIAGVIETIGKTMVVSQDAPGFIVNRILMPMINEAVFVLHEGIATAEDIDTAMKLGTNQPMGPLALADLIGLDTCLSIMQVLYDGFNDSKYRPCSLLKNYVAAGWVGRKSGRGFYCYDK; encoded by the coding sequence ATGATTAAATCAATAGCTGTTTTGGGTGCAGGACAAATGGGCAGTGGAATTGCTCAGGTCTGTGCTCAGGCTGGATACACTGTTACTGTCATTGATATCTCTTCAAATCAAAGGGATAAGTCATTAAATAACATTACCAAAAGCTTGGATAAACTTGTCTCAAAAAGTTTAGTGAGTGCAGAGGATCAAAGGGCAACGCTTGCTCGATTATCCTTTGCTGAAACTCTTCCGAGTGGCGACTTTGATTTGCTGATTGAGGCTGTAACGGAAAATGTTGAGCTTAAGAGTAAGTTGTTGACAGAGGCCTCAGCTACACTTAAACCCGAAGCTATTATCGCCAGCAACACCTCATCGATTTCACTGACTCAGTTGGCGGTTCATACGAACCGTCCGGATAAAGTGATTGGGATGCACTTTATGAATCCGGTCCCCTTAATGAAACTTGTTGAAGTCATTCGATCTTTAACAACCAGTGATGAGACTTTTTCTGCAATTGCTGGGGTTATTGAGACAATCGGTAAAACTATGGTGGTTTCACAGGATGCACCAGGTTTTATTGTGAATCGAATTTTGATGCCTATGATCAATGAGGCGGTTTTCGTACTGCACGAAGGGATTGCCACAGCTGAGGATATTGATACGGCTATGAAATTAGGGACGAACCAACCAATGGGGCCGTTGGCGTTGGCTGATTTAATTGGGTTGGATACCTGTCTTTCAATTATGCAGGTGCTTTATGATGGTTTTAATGATAGTAAATACCGCCCGTGCTCGTTGTTGAAAAATTATGTCGCAGCAGGATGGGTGGGACGCAAATCTGGCCGCGGATTCTATTGTTATGATAAATAA